The Streptomyces tendae genome has a window encoding:
- a CDS encoding Ku protein, with product MLHVRSIWNGAISFGLVSIPIKLVNATENHSISFRQIHTEDGGRIRYRKFCELEDREVTGQEIGKGYEDSDGSIIPITDEDLAGLPLPTAKTIEIVAFVPEDRIDPLQMDAAYYLAAGGAPAAKPYTLLREALKRSKKVAITKYALRGRERLGMLRVVGDAIAMHGLLWPDEVRAPEGVAPDTDVTVRDKELDLADALMDTLGEVDLEDLHDEYREAVEEVVAAKAAGEAPPEVPAPERGGKVLDLMAALENSVRAAKESRGEDAEVKELPQRKTSRSSPKETGGKKSTSTAKKTASSPRKSTSKTSQAEKEATSKTTTSKTAKKTPAKKTSAKKTASRKRSA from the coding sequence GTGCTGCACGTGAGGTCCATCTGGAACGGCGCGATCTCGTTCGGGCTGGTCAGCATCCCGATCAAGCTGGTGAACGCCACCGAGAACCACTCGATCTCCTTCCGCCAGATCCACACGGAGGACGGCGGCCGGATCCGTTACCGGAAGTTCTGCGAGCTGGAGGACCGTGAGGTCACGGGCCAGGAGATCGGCAAGGGCTACGAGGACTCGGACGGCTCGATCATCCCGATCACCGACGAGGACCTGGCGGGGCTGCCGCTCCCGACCGCCAAGACGATCGAGATCGTCGCCTTCGTGCCCGAGGACCGTATCGACCCGCTCCAGATGGACGCCGCGTACTACCTCGCTGCGGGCGGCGCGCCCGCGGCGAAGCCGTACACACTGCTCCGGGAGGCGCTGAAGCGGAGCAAGAAGGTGGCCATCACGAAGTACGCCCTGCGCGGGCGGGAGCGGCTGGGCATGCTGCGCGTGGTCGGCGACGCCATCGCCATGCACGGGCTGCTGTGGCCGGACGAGGTCCGCGCCCCCGAGGGGGTCGCGCCGGACACGGACGTCACCGTGCGCGACAAGGAGCTGGACCTCGCGGACGCGCTGATGGACACGCTCGGCGAGGTCGACCTGGAGGATCTGCACGACGAGTACCGCGAGGCGGTGGAGGAGGTCGTCGCCGCGAAGGCGGCCGGCGAGGCCCCGCCGGAGGTGCCCGCACCGGAGCGCGGCGGCAAGGTGCTGGACCTGATGGCGGCCCTGGAGAACAGCGTCCGGGCGGCCAAGGAGTCCCGTGGCGAGGACGCCGAGGTCAAGGAGCTCCCGCAGCGCAAGACGTCGCGTTCGTCCCCGAAGGAGACGGGCGGCAAGAAATCGACGTCCACGGCGAAGAAGACGGCGTCGTCGCCTCGGAAGTCGACGTCGAAGACGTCGCAGGCCGAGAAGGAGGCGACGTCGAAGACGACGACGTCGAAGACGGCGAAGAAGACCCCGGCGAAGAAGACGTCCGCGAAGAAGACGGCATCCCGCAAACGCTCGGCCTGA
- a CDS encoding beta-ketoacyl-[acyl-carrier-protein] synthase family protein, whose product MTHSPETPEVPIRPYAVTAAEVVPGDLFALTPEDAARHHWYVVTHTLPVSPEVIRVTLRPPLGGVDREEDLRREQTVTVAGRRLDVAAVPRVSSLSLDGVEFRDGDRLVVLRAVDPMADEVTYVRRFGAWHRDAGEDSGAGATDTQVRRWAAGADSEGRVVRHEPRPARTAAAAGPRRVVVTGLGAVTPLGVGTGALWQGLLEGRHGIRELTDEEFDGLPVRIAGTVPVDPAGLLPRQAARRMNRAAQFAVLAAREAWADAGYADGGTRESGLDPERVGVSLGAILGDASVLVGGDRRLRERGPRGVSPLTTPMTVPSQAASQVSLDLHITGEARTVTSACASGTEAIGQAVDRIRYGRVDIALAGGAEAVVTPAIMASFAAMRALAEGDPNHGSPSRPFAKDRDGFVNGEGAGVLVLESEEHARARGARIYCEAAGWGLSADAHHVAAPDPSGDGIALALRRAVRDAGGEVADVVHVNAHATATVDGDLAEARALRAVLGGRDVPVTALKGHLGHLQGAAGGVEAVAAVLTLRHGVVPATVGCAEVDDGIDLDVVRGAPRPLPDTGDLVLSNSFGFGGHNAVLALRRVA is encoded by the coding sequence ATGACCCACTCCCCCGAAACGCCTGAAGTACCGATACGTCCCTACGCGGTGACCGCCGCGGAGGTCGTCCCCGGCGACCTGTTCGCCCTGACGCCCGAGGACGCGGCGCGGCACCACTGGTACGTCGTCACGCACACGCTGCCCGTCTCCCCGGAGGTGATCCGGGTCACGCTGCGGCCGCCGCTCGGCGGGGTGGACCGCGAGGAGGATCTGCGGCGCGAGCAGACGGTGACCGTAGCGGGGCGCCGGCTGGATGTGGCCGCGGTGCCGCGGGTGAGCTCGCTCTCCCTGGACGGCGTGGAGTTCCGCGACGGCGACCGGCTGGTCGTCCTGCGCGCGGTGGACCCAATGGCCGACGAGGTGACGTACGTACGCCGTTTCGGTGCCTGGCACCGGGACGCCGGGGAGGACTCCGGCGCGGGCGCGACCGACACGCAGGTGCGGCGCTGGGCCGCCGGCGCCGACTCGGAGGGACGGGTCGTACGGCACGAGCCGCGTCCCGCGCGGACGGCGGCGGCGGCCGGGCCGCGCCGGGTGGTGGTCACCGGGCTCGGTGCCGTCACCCCGCTGGGCGTCGGCACCGGCGCGTTGTGGCAGGGGCTGCTCGAAGGGCGGCACGGCATACGGGAGTTGACGGACGAGGAGTTCGACGGGCTGCCGGTGCGGATCGCCGGCACGGTGCCGGTCGACCCGGCCGGGCTGCTGCCCCGGCAGGCGGCGCGGCGGATGAACCGGGCTGCCCAGTTCGCGGTGCTGGCCGCGCGGGAGGCATGGGCCGACGCCGGGTACGCCGACGGCGGCACCCGTGAGAGCGGGCTGGACCCGGAGCGGGTCGGGGTGAGCCTCGGCGCCATCCTCGGGGACGCGTCGGTGCTGGTCGGCGGGGACCGTCGGCTGCGGGAGCGGGGGCCGCGGGGCGTCTCCCCGCTCACCACGCCGATGACCGTGCCGTCACAGGCGGCCTCGCAGGTGTCGCTCGACCTGCACATCACCGGGGAGGCCCGCACGGTGACCAGCGCGTGCGCCTCGGGCACGGAGGCGATCGGGCAGGCCGTGGACCGGATCCGGTACGGCAGGGTGGACATCGCCCTGGCGGGCGGTGCCGAGGCGGTCGTCACGCCCGCGATCATGGCGTCCTTCGCGGCGATGCGGGCGCTGGCGGAGGGTGACCCGAACCACGGGTCGCCGTCGCGGCCGTTCGCCAAGGACCGGGACGGGTTCGTCAACGGCGAGGGGGCGGGGGTGCTGGTGCTGGAGTCCGAGGAGCACGCGCGGGCCCGCGGGGCGCGGATCTACTGCGAGGCGGCCGGGTGGGGGCTGTCGGCGGACGCCCACCATGTGGCGGCTCCGGACCCGTCCGGCGACGGCATCGCGCTCGCGCTGCGGCGGGCGGTGCGGGACGCGGGCGGTGAGGTGGCGGACGTCGTCCATGTGAACGCCCACGCGACCGCCACGGTCGACGGGGATCTCGCGGAGGCGCGGGCCCTGCGGGCGGTGCTGGGCGGGCGGGACGTACCCGTGACCGCGCTGAAGGGGCACCTGGGGCATCTGCAGGGGGCCGCGGGCGGGGTCGAGGCGGTGGCCGCGGTGCTGACGCTGCGGCATGGGGTGGTGCCGGCGACGGTGGGGTGCGCGGAGGTGGACGACGGGATCGATCTGGACGTCGTCCGGGGCGCTCCGCGTCCGTTGCCGGACACCGGTGATCTTGTGCTGAGCAACTCGTTCGGGTTCGGGGGGCACAACGCGGTGCTGGCGTTGCGGCGGGTGGCGTAG
- a CDS encoding SigE family RNA polymerase sigma factor — MDEDEFDVFYAAAFPRLTGQLFAFTGDLGEAQDVVQEAFVRAWDRRHRLLADEAPEAWVRTVAMRLAVSRWRRAKRWLELVRHSPPPEATPGPGPDRTALVAALRQLPEAQRMAVVLHHLCDLSVEQVASETGAPVGTVKARLSRGRAALARHLAVDEAEEPAWEEGGRVG, encoded by the coding sequence ATGGACGAGGACGAGTTCGACGTTTTCTACGCGGCCGCCTTCCCCCGTCTCACCGGCCAGCTCTTCGCCTTCACGGGGGACCTCGGCGAGGCCCAGGACGTGGTGCAGGAGGCGTTCGTGCGCGCCTGGGACCGGCGCCACCGGCTGCTGGCCGACGAGGCGCCGGAGGCGTGGGTGCGCACCGTCGCCATGCGCCTCGCCGTGAGCCGCTGGCGCCGCGCCAAGCGCTGGCTTGAACTGGTGCGCCACTCCCCGCCTCCGGAGGCGACCCCCGGCCCCGGACCCGACCGCACCGCTCTGGTCGCCGCGCTGCGCCAACTCCCGGAGGCCCAGCGGATGGCGGTCGTGCTCCACCATCTGTGCGACCTCAGTGTCGAGCAGGTAGCCTCCGAGACCGGCGCGCCGGTGGGGACGGTCAAGGCCCGGTTGTCCCGCGGCCGGGCGGCACTGGCCAGGCACCTGGCGGTGGACGAGGCCGAGGAGCCGGCCTGGGAGGAGGGCGGCCGTGTCGGATGA
- a CDS encoding response regulator, with the protein MSGTPVRVLVCDDQTLVRTGLVTIIGAQSDMEVVGECADGQAAVELAARVRPDVVVMDVRMPVLDGIEATRLLAGAGVRDPVKVLVVTTFNLDEYVYEALRAGASGFLLKDAPPDRLLLGIRTVASGAALLDPDVTRQLVGRYASRIRPSEDGARQIPLTPRELEVLRLIADGLSNSEIAAALVISQETVKTFVSRILSKLQLRDRVQAVVYAYRRGLVS; encoded by the coding sequence GTGAGCGGCACGCCCGTGCGGGTGCTCGTGTGCGACGACCAGACGCTGGTGCGCACCGGGCTGGTGACGATCATCGGCGCGCAGTCCGACATGGAGGTGGTGGGCGAGTGCGCCGACGGGCAGGCCGCCGTCGAGCTCGCCGCGAGGGTACGTCCTGACGTCGTCGTGATGGACGTCCGGATGCCGGTGCTCGACGGCATCGAGGCCACCCGGCTGCTGGCCGGCGCAGGGGTGCGGGACCCGGTCAAGGTGCTGGTGGTGACCACGTTCAACCTCGACGAGTACGTGTACGAGGCGCTGCGCGCCGGGGCGAGCGGCTTCCTGCTGAAGGACGCCCCGCCGGACCGGCTGCTGCTGGGCATCCGCACGGTGGCCTCGGGCGCGGCGCTGCTCGACCCGGACGTCACCCGGCAGCTGGTGGGCCGGTACGCCTCCCGGATCCGGCCCAGCGAGGACGGCGCCCGGCAGATCCCGCTGACCCCACGTGAGTTGGAGGTGCTGCGGCTCATCGCGGACGGGCTGTCCAACAGCGAGATCGCGGCGGCGCTGGTGATCAGCCAGGAGACGGTGAAGACGTTCGTGTCACGCATCCTGTCGAAACTGCAGCTCCGGGACCGGGTGCAGGCGGTGGTGTACGCGTACCGGCGAGGTCTGGTCAGCTGA
- a CDS encoding sensor histidine kinase has product MLLFATAFVPDFHGSGTEIGSTVDRPFDAVAVVAIGLQCLPLALRRRWPLICLVLVAGGFALDQLCGYHSVAASALPLALLSTGAHLERYRRTAVAGLSLAYVALVAEFVRRGTEEPAAEFVSFYVALCLLWGGGVWLRSTRLAEAERRHQVAEQSRAAERARIARELHDVVTHHVTAMVVQAEAARYLTAAPDRLDETLTAVTDTGRRAVADLRHLLDLLNPDHGVGSRTPPVGRLLTLVEQTRRAGQPVEFTEKGTPATSTGSADLVAYRVVQEALTNALKYAHGQRTSVLVQHSERDITVEVGTDGPGTAGGTSPGGSGRGLAGLRERVDVLGGEFDAGPRPGGGFAVRARIPNGSGS; this is encoded by the coding sequence GTGCTGCTGTTCGCCACGGCGTTCGTGCCCGACTTCCACGGGAGCGGCACGGAGATCGGCAGCACGGTGGACCGGCCGTTCGACGCGGTGGCCGTCGTGGCGATCGGTCTGCAGTGCCTTCCGCTCGCCCTGCGGCGGCGGTGGCCGCTGATCTGCCTGGTCCTGGTGGCGGGCGGGTTCGCCCTCGACCAGCTGTGCGGCTACCACTCGGTCGCCGCGAGCGCGCTGCCCCTGGCGCTGCTCAGCACGGGTGCCCATCTGGAGCGGTACCGGCGCACGGCGGTGGCCGGCCTGTCGCTGGCGTACGTCGCCCTGGTCGCCGAGTTCGTGCGGCGCGGGACGGAGGAGCCGGCGGCCGAGTTCGTGTCGTTCTACGTGGCCCTGTGCCTGCTGTGGGGCGGCGGGGTGTGGCTGCGTTCCACCCGGCTCGCGGAGGCGGAGCGGCGCCATCAGGTGGCGGAGCAGAGTCGAGCCGCCGAACGGGCGCGTATCGCTCGTGAGTTGCACGACGTGGTGACCCATCACGTGACCGCGATGGTGGTGCAGGCGGAGGCGGCCCGCTACCTGACGGCCGCGCCCGACCGGCTCGACGAGACCCTGACCGCGGTCACCGACACCGGCCGCCGCGCCGTCGCCGATCTGCGGCATCTGCTGGACCTGCTCAACCCGGACCACGGTGTGGGTTCCCGTACCCCGCCCGTGGGGCGGCTGCTCACCCTGGTCGAGCAGACCCGCCGGGCCGGGCAGCCGGTGGAGTTCACCGAGAAGGGCACCCCGGCCACGTCGACGGGGAGTGCCGATCTCGTGGCCTACCGGGTGGTGCAGGAGGCCCTCACCAACGCCCTCAAGTACGCTCACGGGCAACGTACTTCGGTCCTGGTGCAGCACAGCGAGAGGGACATCACCGTGGAGGTCGGCACGGACGGTCCCGGAACGGCGGGCGGGACCTCACCGGGCGGCAGCGGGCGGGGGCTGGCCGGTCTGCGGGAGCGGGTGGACGTCCTCGGCGGCGAGTTCGACGCGGGTCCGCGGCCCGGCGGAGGGTTCGCCGTACGGGCGCGGATACCCAACGGGAGCGGCTCGTGA
- a CDS encoding carbohydrate ABC transporter permease produces the protein MRNETALGLAEARGPWARVLRFVLYTALFMVFAGPLLALMIGAFTPTVDPTQFTLLPDRLSLDNLERAIDRNVLDYLLNSFVVVGGGLALQVLVSVFAGYALARKRFRGSAAVLVLILATMMLPEEVLAVPLSVLLADLPVLHVSLVGSLVGMIVPVAAWGFSILVMTEFMKEIPKELEESARLDGAGEFRVFWQVVLPLCRPALGVIGIFGFTMIWDQYMLPLLVATDPAQYTLPLALRSLRSDDQVGIGVLLMGAFLAMLPSVLAFLALQRSFIRGLTSGAVKG, from the coding sequence ATGAGGAACGAGACCGCGCTCGGGCTGGCGGAGGCGCGCGGGCCGTGGGCCCGGGTGCTGCGGTTCGTGCTGTACACCGCCCTGTTCATGGTCTTCGCCGGGCCGCTGCTGGCGCTGATGATCGGCGCGTTCACCCCGACCGTGGACCCCACGCAGTTCACCCTGCTGCCCGACCGGCTGTCCCTGGACAACCTGGAACGGGCGATCGACCGCAACGTGCTGGACTACCTGCTCAACTCCTTCGTCGTGGTGGGCGGCGGGCTGGCGCTCCAAGTGCTGGTGAGCGTGTTCGCCGGGTACGCGCTGGCCCGCAAGCGGTTCCGCGGGTCGGCGGCGGTGCTGGTGCTCATCCTGGCGACGATGATGCTGCCGGAGGAGGTGCTGGCCGTCCCCCTGTCGGTGCTGCTGGCGGACCTGCCCGTGCTGCACGTCAGCCTGGTGGGCTCACTGGTCGGCATGATCGTGCCGGTGGCCGCCTGGGGCTTCTCCATCCTGGTGATGACCGAGTTCATGAAGGAGATCCCCAAGGAGCTGGAGGAGTCGGCGCGGCTGGACGGCGCGGGCGAGTTCCGTGTGTTCTGGCAGGTCGTGCTGCCGTTGTGCCGGCCCGCGCTCGGGGTGATCGGCATTTTCGGGTTCACGATGATCTGGGACCAGTACATGCTGCCGCTGCTGGTCGCCACCGACCCGGCGCAGTACACCCTGCCGCTGGCACTGCGCTCCCTGCGCTCGGACGACCAGGTGGGCATCGGGGTGCTGCTGATGGGCGCGTTCCTGGCGATGCTGCCGTCGGTGCTGGCGTTCCTGGCGCTCCAGCGGTCGTTCATCCGGGGGCTCACCTCGGGGGCTGTGAAGGGGTAG
- a CDS encoding carbohydrate ABC transporter permease, with product MTVTEARAASRKPEARRPSRTAPPVRARLRRAATPWLFLAPALLLFLYFKFIPMAQAVRMSFEEVRPFLGNTYVGGENYAEIAGSSDFGAAVWHTVVLAVATTAGSIVLGLALALLLEGQTRSLWFIRSAIFLPVVTAMAVVAEVWRVMYYPAEGGALNSVLGVLGLGPSEFLNSPDSSLASIAFVGIWRGAPYDMMIFLAGLAGVDRVLYEASAVDGASRWRRIWHVTLPGLRPVFAILLTLAAIRGLRIFTEVFLLTNGGPDGSTEVLLTLTYKLGLERNELGVAAAGTVLLFLVLLVLTVASRLRRREVR from the coding sequence ATGACGGTGACCGAGGCGCGGGCGGCGTCGCGGAAGCCGGAGGCCCGACGCCCGTCCCGTACGGCTCCGCCGGTGCGGGCGCGGCTGCGGCGCGCCGCGACACCGTGGCTGTTCCTGGCACCTGCCCTGCTGCTGTTCCTCTACTTCAAGTTCATCCCCATGGCGCAGGCCGTGCGGATGAGCTTCGAGGAGGTGCGGCCGTTCCTCGGCAACACCTACGTCGGGGGCGAGAACTACGCCGAGATCGCCGGCAGTTCCGACTTCGGCGCCGCGGTGTGGCACACGGTCGTGCTGGCGGTGGCGACGACGGCCGGTTCCATCGTGCTGGGGCTGGCGCTGGCCCTGCTGCTGGAGGGCCAGACCCGCTCGCTGTGGTTCATCCGCTCCGCGATCTTCCTGCCGGTCGTCACGGCCATGGCGGTGGTCGCCGAGGTCTGGCGGGTCATGTACTACCCGGCGGAGGGCGGCGCGCTGAACTCGGTGCTCGGCGTCCTCGGTCTGGGACCGAGCGAGTTCCTCAACTCCCCTGACAGCTCGCTGGCGTCCATCGCCTTCGTCGGCATCTGGCGCGGGGCCCCGTACGACATGATGATCTTCCTCGCCGGGCTGGCCGGGGTGGACCGGGTGCTCTATGAGGCCTCCGCGGTCGACGGCGCCTCGCGGTGGCGGCGGATCTGGCACGTCACCCTGCCGGGGCTGCGGCCGGTGTTCGCCATTCTGCTGACGCTCGCCGCGATCCGGGGGCTGCGCATCTTCACCGAGGTGTTCCTGCTGACCAACGGCGGGCCCGACGGCTCCACCGAGGTGCTGCTGACCCTCACGTACAAACTCGGCCTCGAACGCAACGAGTTGGGGGTCGCCGCGGCCGGGACCGTACTGCTGTTCCTGGTGCTGCTGGTGCTGACCGTGGCGTCGCGCCTGCGCCGGAGGGAGGTCCGATGA